From Eptesicus fuscus isolate TK198812 chromosome 13, DD_ASM_mEF_20220401, whole genome shotgun sequence, the proteins below share one genomic window:
- the APOA1 gene encoding apolipoprotein A-I, which translates to MKAVVLTLAVLFLTGSQARHALQQDDSQSQLDQVKDLVAMYVDTLKEGGREYMVQIEASDLAKKMNLKLLDKLDTLSTKITSLREQLSPMTQELWDSLEKETAVLTQEMNKDLELLKEKMKPYLDDVRQKMEPLGQELHEGAQERLQRLKEKLGPLGEQVRDRARTHVEALRQVLEPYSDKVRERLAERLQALRDRGGVGLSELRDTAGARLRELREQAQPVLEDLRSGLQPLWESLKVGFLLGVGQLSEEPTDQ; encoded by the exons ATGAAGGCTGTGGTGCTCACCTTGGCCGTGCTTTTCCTCACAG GGAGCCAGGCTCGGCATGCCTTGCAGCAGGACGACTCCCAGTCACAATTGGATCAAGTGAAGGATTTAGTCGCCATGTATGTGGACACATTGAAAGAAGGTGGCAGAGAGTACATGGTCCAGATTGAAGCCTCCGACCTGGCAAAAAAGATGAA CCTGAAGCTCCTGGACAAGTTGGACACCCTGAGCACCAAGATCACCAGCCTGCGCGAGCAGCTCAGCCCGATGACCCAGGAGCTCTGGGACAGCCTGGAGAAGGAGACGGCGGTGCTGACCCAGGAGATGAACAAGGACCTGGAGCTGCTGAAGGAGAAGATGAAGCCCTACCTGGACGACGTCCGCCAGAAGATGGAGCCGCTGGGCCAGGAGCTGCACGAGGGCGCGCAGGAGCGGCTGCAGCGGCTGAAGGAGAAGCTGGGCCCGCTAGGCGAGCAGGTGCGGGACCGCGCGCGCACGCACGTGGAGGCGCTGCGCCAGGTCCTGGAGCCCTACAGCGACAAGGTGCGCGAGCGCCTGGCCGAGCGGCTGCAGGCGCTGCGGGACCGCGGCGGCGTGGGGCTGTCCGAGCTGCGGGACACGGCGGGCGCGAGGCTGCGCGAGCTGCGCGAGCAGGCGCAGCCGGTGCTGGAGGACCTGCGCTCGGGGCTGCAGCCGCTGTGGGAGAGCCTCAAGGTCGGCTTCTTGCTCGGCGTCGGCCAGCTCTCCGAGGAGCCCACCGACCAGTGA